From a single Gouania willdenowi unplaced genomic scaffold, fGouWil2.1 scaffold_17_arrow_ctg1, whole genome shotgun sequence genomic region:
- the LOC114458774 gene encoding forkhead box protein J1-B-like isoform X4 produces MPKSDEEETKLPFEHLQSQTRKPVLTKSKAKRFKVDRLEMYPKDEVQGSGPAPLDDCLTSLNWLHNFSILSADPERPSGPGCPSSQEQLFHESFDTDSPSSPAAGHTAATGMPQYLGSDSTVGPLFSRYPHIQMQPIPLVEVDYKTNPKAKPPHSHSSLIYMAMQASEQPKVTLSTIYKWIKENFCYYRHAEPTWQNSIRHTLSLNKRFKKVPRQKNEPGRGGFWIINPDHSDMCVNRLSRSKKRFQGYQDTASTSSVNEDMSPEQKTLSPTDSRGTTRSTETLLDLGPAATWTCYSLSSQR; encoded by the exons ATGCCAAagagtgatgaagaggagaCAAAGCTTCCA tTTGAACATCTTCAGTCTCAAACCAGGAAACCGGTCTTGACAAAGTCTAAAGCCAAAAGGTTTAAGGTGGACAGGTTGGAGATGTACCCGAAGGATGAGGTCCAAGGGTCCGGACCTGCCCCCCTTGATGACTGCCTGACCAGCCTCAACTGGCTCCACAACTTTTCCATCCTCAGTGCAGACCCGGAGCGGCCCAGTGGCCCCGGGTGTCCCTCCTCCCAGGAGCAGCTCTTCCATGAAAGCTTTGACACCGACTCTCCGTCCAGCCCCGCCGCAGGACACACCGCAGCCACCGGGATGCCTCAGTACCTCGGCAGTGACTCGACCGTTGGTCCCCTGTTCTCcag GTACCCTCACATCCAGATGCAGCCCATCCCTCTGGTGGAGGTGGACTACAAGACCAACCCCAAAGCCAAACCACCTCATTCCCACTCCTCTCTCATCTACATGGCCATGCAGGCCAGCGAACAGCCCAAAGTCACTTTGTCCACCATCTATAAGTGGATCAAAGAGAACTTCTGCTACTACAGACACGCAGAGCCCACCTGGCAG AACTCTATTCGTCACACCTTGTCCCTCAACAAGAGGTTCAAGAAGGTCCCTCGACAGAAAAACGAGCCCGGCAGAGGAGGATTCTGGATAATCAACCCAGATCACTCAGACATGTGTGTCAACAGACTTTCCAGAAGCAAGAAACGTTTTCAGGGCTATCAGGACACTGCAAGCACTTCTTCTGTTAATGAAGATATGAGTCCTGAACAGAAGACCCTGTCGCCTACGGACAGTAGAGGGACCACGAGGTCTACAGAGACACTGCTTGATCTTGGTCCTGCGGCTACATGGACCTGTTATTCTCTGAGCAGTCAGAGGTAG
- the LOC114458774 gene encoding forkhead box protein J1-B-like isoform X1, translating into MPKSDEEETKLPFEHLQSQTRKPVLTKSKAKRFKVDRLEMYPKDEVQGSGPAPLDDCLTSLNWLHNFSILSADPERPSGPGCPSSQEQLFHESFDTDSPSSPAAGHTAATGMPQYLGSDSTVGPLFSRDPHIQMQPIPLVEVDYKTNPKAKPPHSHSSLIYMAMQASEQPKVTLSTIYKWIKENFCYYRHAEPTWQNSIRHTLSLNKRFKKVPRQKNEPGRGGFWKINPDHSDMCVKRLSRRKKRFQGYQDTASTSSVNEDMSPEQKTLSPTDSRGTTRSTETLLDLDILAAACLEVFGGNCNTLEDLDLTSAVRVQEYEMERKQQPTGEQERWWGGGEETMNHQLSYGYMDLLFSEQSEVGEVQPLVEVTVGTETVPQTLDQGFGLSEGFFTSTYDHPPPTTLTVL; encoded by the exons ATGCCAAagagtgatgaagaggagaCAAAGCTTCCA tTTGAACATCTTCAGTCTCAAACCAGGAAACCGGTCTTGACAAAGTCTAAAGCCAAAAGGTTTAAGGTGGACAGGTTGGAGATGTACCCGAAGGATGAGGTCCAAGGGTCCGGACCTGCCCCCCTTGATGACTGCCTGACCAGCCTCAACTGGCTCCACAACTTTTCCATCCTCAGTGCAGACCCGGAGCGGCCCAGTGGCCCCGGGTGTCCCTCCTCCCAGGAGCAGCTCTTCCATGAAAGCTTTGACACCGACTCTCCGTCCAGCCCCGCCGCAGGACACACCGCAGCCACCGGGATGCCTCAGTACCTCGGCAGTGACTCGACCGTTGGTCCCCTGTTCTCcag gGACCCTCACATCCAGATGCAGCCCATCCCTCTGGTGGAGGTGGACTACAAGACCAACCCCAAAGCCAAACCACCTCATTCCCACTCCTCTCTCATCTACATGGCCATGCAGGCCAGTGAACAGCCCAAAGTCACTTTGTCCACCATCTATAAGTGGATCAAAGAGAACTTCTGCTACTACAGACACGCAGAGCCCACCTGGCAG AACTCTATTCGTCACACCTTGTCCCTCAACAAGAGGTTCAAGAAGGTCCCTCGACAGAAAAACGAGCCCGGCAGAGGAGGATTCTGGAAAATCAACCCAGATCACTCAGACATGTGTGTCAAGAGACTTTCCAGACGCAAGAAACGTTTTCAGGGCTATCAGGACACTGCAAGCACTTCTTCTGTTAATGAAGATATGAGTCCTGAACAGAAGACCCTGTCGCCTACGGACAGTAGAGGGACCACAAGGTCTACAGAGACACTGCTTGATCTTGACATTCTTGCAGCAGCGTGTCTTGAAGTTTTCGGTGGAAATTGTAACACCTTGGAGGATTTGGACCTCACCTCTGCTGTTAGGGTCCAGGAATATGAGATGGAAAGGAAGCAGCAACCAACAGGAgagcaggaaaggtggtggggaggaggagaagaaaccATGAACCACCAGCTGTCCTATGGCTAC ATGGACCTGTTATTCTCTGAGCAGTCAGAGGTAGGAGAGGTGCAGCCATTGGTGGAGGTCACAGTGGGGACAGAGACCGTACCCCAAACCCTGGATCAAGGCTTTGGTCTGAGTGAGGGCTTCTTCACATCTACCTATGACCATCCACCACCAACAACACTGACTGTCCTATAA
- the LOC114458774 gene encoding forkhead box protein J1-B-like isoform X2 has protein sequence MPKSDEEETKLPFEHLQSQTRKPVLTKSKAKRFKVDRLEMYPKDEVQGSGPAPLDDCLTSLNWLHNFSILSADPERPSGPGCPSSQEQLFHESFDTDSPSSPAAGHTAATGMPQYLGSDSTVGPLFSRDPHIQMQPIPLVEVDYKTNPKAKPPHSHSSLIYMAMQASEQPKVTLSTIYKWIKENFCYYRHAEPTWQNSIRHTLSLNKRFKKVPRQKNEPGRGGFWKINPDHSDMCVKRLSRRKKRFQGYQDTASTSSVNEDMSPEQKTLSPTDSRGTTRSTETLLDLDILAAACLEVFGGNCNTLEDLDLTSAVRVQEYEMERKQQPTGEQERWWGGGEETMNHQLSYGYMDLLFSEQSEVGEVQPLVEVTVGTETVPQTLDQGFGLSEGFFTSAYDHPPPTTLTVL, from the exons ATGCCAAagagtgatgaagaggagaCAAAGCTTCCA tTTGAACATCTTCAGTCTCAAACCAGGAAACCGGTCTTGACAAAGTCTAAAGCCAAAAGGTTTAAGGTGGACAGGTTGGAGATGTACCCGAAGGATGAGGTCCAAGGGTCCGGACCTGCCCCCCTTGATGACTGCCTGACCAGCCTCAACTGGCTCCACAACTTTTCCATCCTCAGTGCAGACCCGGAGCGGCCCAGTGGCCCCGGGTGTCCCTCCTCCCAGGAGCAGCTCTTCCATGAAAGCTTTGACACCGACTCTCCGTCCAGCCCCGCCGCAGGACACACCGCAGCCACCGGGATGCCTCAGTACCTCGGCAGTGACTCGACCGTTGGTCCCCTGTTCTCcag gGACCCTCACATCCAGATGCAGCCCATCCCTCTGGTGGAGGTGGACTACAAGACCAACCCCAAAGCCAAACCACCTCATTCCCACTCCTCTCTCATCTACATGGCCATGCAGGCCAGTGAACAGCCCAAAGTCACTTTGTCCACCATCTATAAGTGGATCAAAGAGAACTTCTGCTACTACAGACACGCAGAGCCCACCTGGCAG AACTCTATTCGTCACACCTTGTCCCTCAACAAGAGGTTCAAGAAGGTCCCTCGACAGAAAAACGAGCCCGGCAGAGGAGGATTCTGGAAAATCAACCCAGATCACTCAGACATGTGTGTCAAGAGACTTTCCAGACGCAAGAAACGTTTTCAGGGCTATCAGGACACTGCAAGCACTTCTTCTGTTAATGAAGATATGAGTCCTGAACAGAAGACCCTGTCGCCTACGGACAGTAGAGGGACCACAAGGTCTACAGAGACACTGCTTGATCTTGACATTCTTGCAGCAGCGTGTCTTGAAGTTTTCGGTGGAAATTGTAACACCTTGGAGGATTTGGACCTCACCTCTGCTGTTAGGGTCCAGGAATATGAGATGGAAAGGAAGCAGCAACCAACAGGAgagcaggaaaggtggtggggaggaggagaagaaaccATGAACCACCAGCTGTCCTATGGCTACATGGACCTGTTATTCTCTGAGCAGTCAGAGGTAGGAGAGGTGCAGCCATTGGTGGAGGTCACAGTGGGGACAGAGACCGTACCCCAAACCCTGGATCAAGGCTTTGGTCTGAGTGAGGGCTTCTTCACATCTGCCTATGACCATCCACCACCAACAACACTGACTGTCCTATAA
- the LOC114458774 gene encoding forkhead box protein J1-B-like isoform X3: MYPKDEVQGSGPAPLDDCLTSLNWLHNFSILSADPERPSGPGCPSSQEQLFHESFDTDSPSSPAAGHTAATGMPQYLGSDSTVGPLFSRDPHIQMQPIPLVEVDYKTNPKAKPPHSHSSLIYMAMQASEQPKVTLSTIYKWIKENFCYYRHAEPTWQNSIRHTLSLNKRFKKVPRQKNEPGRGGFWKINPDHSDMCVKRLSRRKKRFQGYQDTASTSSVNEDMSPEQKTLSPTDSRGTTRSTETLLDLDILAAACLEVFGGNCNTLEDLDLTSAVRVQEYEMERKQQPTGEQERWWGGGEETMNHQLSYGYMDLLFSEQSEVGEVQPLVEVTVGTETVPQTLDQGFGLSEGFFTSTYDHPPPTTLTVL; the protein is encoded by the exons ATGTACCCGAAGGATGAGGTCCAAGGGTCCGGACCTGCCCCCCTTGATGACTGCCTGACCAGCCTCAACTGGCTCCACAACTTTTCCATCCTCAGTGCAGACCCGGAGCGGCCCAGTGGCCCCGGGTGTCCCTCCTCCCAGGAGCAGCTCTTCCATGAAAGCTTTGACACCGACTCTCCGTCCAGCCCCGCCGCAGGACACACCGCAGCCACCGGGATGCCTCAGTACCTCGGCAGTGACTCGACCGTTGGTCCCCTGTTCTCcag gGACCCTCACATCCAGATGCAGCCCATCCCTCTGGTGGAGGTGGACTACAAGACCAACCCCAAAGCCAAACCACCTCATTCCCACTCCTCTCTCATCTACATGGCCATGCAGGCCAGTGAACAGCCCAAAGTCACTTTGTCCACCATCTATAAGTGGATCAAAGAGAACTTCTGCTACTACAGACACGCAGAGCCCACCTGGCAG AACTCTATTCGTCACACCTTGTCCCTCAACAAGAGGTTCAAGAAGGTCCCTCGACAGAAAAACGAGCCCGGCAGAGGAGGATTCTGGAAAATCAACCCAGATCACTCAGACATGTGTGTCAAGAGACTTTCCAGACGCAAGAAACGTTTTCAGGGCTATCAGGACACTGCAAGCACTTCTTCTGTTAATGAAGATATGAGTCCTGAACAGAAGACCCTGTCGCCTACGGACAGTAGAGGGACCACAAGGTCTACAGAGACACTGCTTGATCTTGACATTCTTGCAGCAGCGTGTCTTGAAGTTTTCGGTGGAAATTGTAACACCTTGGAGGATTTGGACCTCACCTCTGCTGTTAGGGTCCAGGAATATGAGATGGAAAGGAAGCAGCAACCAACAGGAgagcaggaaaggtggtggggaggaggagaagaaaccATGAACCACCAGCTGTCCTATGGCTAC ATGGACCTGTTATTCTCTGAGCAGTCAGAGGTAGGAGAGGTGCAGCCATTGGTGGAGGTCACAGTGGGGACAGAGACCGTACCCCAAACCCTGGATCAAGGCTTTGGTCTGAGTGAGGGCTTCTTCACATCTACCTATGACCATCCACCACCAACAACACTGACTGTCCTATAA